A section of the Candidatus Saccharimonadales bacterium genome encodes:
- a CDS encoding C39 family peptidase, translating to MKRFLSVVWLAMFLVALLPINALAGTPNQIQCAINNSCRYDTNAQCLISGPAGSGPLFGPRFPKVSDTKELATRIEDFIQKTVPGSPFKGLGSQIVELGQKYDVNPAFEVADANAETSLGTTGSGRAPQYDVNGIGVYGGKAGSNYPNVLAGTEGFFKLISSGTYLGPPANLTTIAQIEKIYSQAYERKTLNDLDGMHKILDGITTDSSSPSIAPVSSCADGTTTAGALGWDLGVGPHAMVSYDQGDVRWANHPYGTGKSPLSDSGCGPTAVAMVVATLTGDHSVTPVTIADKYGDKYHVAAGSSHALFPAAGQDYGLKVTSLGTDLGAAANIIRQGGLVIVTVSSGHFTLNGHIMVIRAITPDGTGFYLADPNGDGRNNDSENTAFTSSFLLGQGNLTSLWGFTK from the coding sequence ATGAAACGATTTCTCTCAGTCGTTTGGTTAGCAATGTTCTTGGTAGCTCTCCTGCCGATCAATGCTTTGGCCGGTACCCCTAATCAGATCCAGTGCGCTATCAATAATTCTTGCCGCTATGACACTAATGCCCAATGTTTAATAAGTGGCCCAGCTGGCAGCGGTCCGCTGTTTGGCCCGCGCTTTCCAAAAGTTTCGGACACCAAGGAATTAGCAACTAGAATTGAAGACTTTATTCAAAAAACCGTCCCTGGCTCACCTTTTAAAGGCTTGGGCTCCCAAATTGTTGAGCTGGGCCAAAAGTACGATGTTAACCCAGCTTTTGAAGTAGCTGATGCTAATGCTGAAACTTCTTTGGGCACAACTGGTTCTGGGCGTGCACCTCAGTATGACGTTAATGGTATCGGGGTTTATGGTGGTAAGGCTGGCTCAAACTACCCTAACGTTTTAGCAGGGACTGAAGGCTTTTTTAAACTGATTAGCAGTGGAACTTACTTAGGCCCGCCAGCCAACTTAACCACGATTGCACAGATCGAGAAGATCTATTCTCAAGCATATGAGAGGAAGACGTTAAATGACCTTGATGGTATGCACAAAATCTTGGACGGCATCACTACTGATAGCAGTAGCCCAAGTATTGCGCCGGTTTCCAGCTGCGCCGATGGAACCACCACCGCCGGAGCCCTGGGCTGGGATTTGGGGGTCGGGCCCCATGCCATGGTCAGCTACGATCAGGGTGACGTTCGATGGGCCAATCACCCCTACGGAACAGGCAAATCGCCCTTGAGTGATTCGGGTTGCGGACCAACCGCCGTTGCCATGGTGGTAGCCACTTTGACGGGTGACCACAGTGTTACTCCGGTCACGATTGCTGATAAATACGGGGACAAATACCACGTGGCGGCCGGTTCTTCACACGCGCTCTTCCCAGCGGCTGGCCAAGATTACGGACTCAAAGTGACATCATTGGGAACGGATTTGGGCGCCGCAGCCAATATTATTCGTCAAGGCGGACTAGTGATAGTAACGGTTAGTTCAGGACACTTTACCCTAAACGGCCACATCATGGTGATCAGGGCCATCACACCTGACGGTACTGGTTTTTACCTGGCCGATCCCAATGGCGACGGGCGAAACAACGATAGCGAAAACACCGCCTTTACTTCTAGCTTCCTACTCGGGCAAGGCAACTTAACTTCACTTTGGGGATTTACTAAATGA